A portion of the Bubalus kerabau isolate K-KA32 ecotype Philippines breed swamp buffalo chromosome 1, PCC_UOA_SB_1v2, whole genome shotgun sequence genome contains these proteins:
- the LOC129638589 gene encoding V-type proton ATPase subunit S1-like protein isoform X2, whose protein sequence is MKPVQNFTVIPITQALNYNLSRRLEKEPWNAFSHHSPVNVSMDGIPCILFWAKRITIKFKNQTWLDLTDEAIGQKATVDAGNSNCSEESAMLSLKFDDAENPRGLDIRFTLTSYKLSIQRWYSLHRVEVIFNNSIQATFNATGIHTPSSFSYHCQRVSSLQAYDALLLPSDTNDMSSLWEVTFVDFQIQGFPIKGGQFAKARDCTSSFSPAILIGLVMSLLLLLVLAYALHMLIYLRYLDRHYDLIASPAHFPQLTAQDTADEKELLRSQGAECYELRSQQICKIYV, encoded by the exons ATGAAGCCAGTGCAGAATTTCACAGTGATACCAATCACACAG GCTCTCAACTACAATCTGAGCAGACGTTTAGAAAAAGAACCTTGGAATGCGTTCAGCCATCATAGCCCAGTTAATGTCTCCATGGATGGAATTCCCTGCATTCTGTTTTGGGCCAAAAGAATAACAATTAAATTTAAGAATCAGACCTGGCTGGACCTTACAGATGAAGCTATTGGCCAGAAGGCAACAGTGGATGCTGGCAACTCAAACTGCAGTGAAGAAAGTGCCAT gtTGTCTCTGAAGTTTGATGATGCTGAAAATCCCAGAGGTCTTGATATAAG ATTCACCCTTACCAGTTACAAGTTGTCTATCCAGAGATGGTATAGTTTGCACCGAGTCGAGGTTATTTTTAATAACTCAATTCAAGCAACTTTCAATGCAACTGGCATTCACACTCCGTCAAGTTTCTCCTACCATTGCCAGCGCGTCAGCAGCCTGCAGGCATACGATGCCCTCTTGTTGCCCAGCGACACCAATGACATGTCAAGCCTGTGGGAGGTCACTTTTGTTGATTTCCAG ATCCAAGGCTTTCCCATCAAGGGGGGACAGTTTGCCAAGGCCCGAGACTGCACCTCTTCCTTCTCGCCAGCCATTCTGATCGGCCTggtgatgtctctgctgctgctgttggtgCTGGCCTATGCCCTGCACATGCTCATCTACCTGCGTTATCTGGATCGGCACTATGATCTCATCGCCTCCCCGGCCCACTTCCCCCAGCTGACAGCTCAAGACACGGCAGATGAGAAGGAGCTGCTGAGGAGCCAGGGAGCTGAATGCTATGAACTGAGAAGCCAACAGATCTGCAAAATTTATGTTTAA
- the LOC129638589 gene encoding V-type proton ATPase subunit S1-like protein isoform X1, translating into MASPTQWIFISRTSSNKDVVVNSDRQNSGDMKPVQNFTVIPITQALNYNLSRRLEKEPWNAFSHHSPVNVSMDGIPCILFWAKRITIKFKNQTWLDLTDEAIGQKATVDAGNSNCSEESAMLSLKFDDAENPRGLDIRFTLTSYKLSIQRWYSLHRVEVIFNNSIQATFNATGIHTPSSFSYHCQRVSSLQAYDALLLPSDTNDMSSLWEVTFVDFQIQGFPIKGGQFAKARDCTSSFSPAILIGLVMSLLLLLVLAYALHMLIYLRYLDRHYDLIASPAHFPQLTAQDTADEKELLRSQGAECYELRSQQICKIYV; encoded by the exons atggcatcaccgactcagtggat TTTCATCTCTCGAACATCTTCAAATAAAGACGTGGTTGTAAACAGTG ATCGACAGAATAGTGGAGATATGAAGCCAGTGCAGAATTTCACAGTGATACCAATCACACAG GCTCTCAACTACAATCTGAGCAGACGTTTAGAAAAAGAACCTTGGAATGCGTTCAGCCATCATAGCCCAGTTAATGTCTCCATGGATGGAATTCCCTGCATTCTGTTTTGGGCCAAAAGAATAACAATTAAATTTAAGAATCAGACCTGGCTGGACCTTACAGATGAAGCTATTGGCCAGAAGGCAACAGTGGATGCTGGCAACTCAAACTGCAGTGAAGAAAGTGCCAT gtTGTCTCTGAAGTTTGATGATGCTGAAAATCCCAGAGGTCTTGATATAAG ATTCACCCTTACCAGTTACAAGTTGTCTATCCAGAGATGGTATAGTTTGCACCGAGTCGAGGTTATTTTTAATAACTCAATTCAAGCAACTTTCAATGCAACTGGCATTCACACTCCGTCAAGTTTCTCCTACCATTGCCAGCGCGTCAGCAGCCTGCAGGCATACGATGCCCTCTTGTTGCCCAGCGACACCAATGACATGTCAAGCCTGTGGGAGGTCACTTTTGTTGATTTCCAG ATCCAAGGCTTTCCCATCAAGGGGGGACAGTTTGCCAAGGCCCGAGACTGCACCTCTTCCTTCTCGCCAGCCATTCTGATCGGCCTggtgatgtctctgctgctgctgttggtgCTGGCCTATGCCCTGCACATGCTCATCTACCTGCGTTATCTGGATCGGCACTATGATCTCATCGCCTCCCCGGCCCACTTCCCCCAGCTGACAGCTCAAGACACGGCAGATGAGAAGGAGCTGCTGAGGAGCCAGGGAGCTGAATGCTATGAACTGAGAAGCCAACAGATCTGCAAAATTTATGTTTAA